From Planococcus halocryophilus, the proteins below share one genomic window:
- a CDS encoding MFS transporter, with protein MSRVEYSLLISITGIGSVSGALFLTFISNKISIRSMIVIGMLMMSGGYVIYAFSWSFVSIAVGFIILGFFNVFLNAGIATFYQNNIPVSVMGRVTSVFQLFQSVFQIFFILAMGFLADIISLKLTIASLSIIMSTTAIIYSFAVWHPKYSRWYEEDTEDLKKARMI; from the coding sequence TTGAGTAGAGTGGAATATAGCTTGCTCATCAGCATTACTGGAATCGGTTCGGTGAGTGGCGCGTTATTTCTGACATTCATTTCGAATAAAATCTCGATCCGCTCCATGATAGTAATCGGCATGTTAATGATGTCAGGAGGATACGTTATTTACGCATTTTCTTGGTCGTTCGTATCGATTGCGGTTGGCTTTATCATACTCGGTTTTTTTAATGTCTTTTTAAATGCAGGCATTGCAACGTTTTATCAAAACAATATTCCAGTTTCGGTAATGGGCAGAGTGACGAGCGTTTTTCAATTGTTTCAAAGTGTCTTTCAAATTTTTTTCATCTTGGCAATGGGCTTTCTCGCAGACATTATTTCGTTGAAATTAACAATTGCATCACTATCTATAATTATGTCAACAACCGCAATTATTTATTCATTTGCCGTTTGGCATCCGAAATATTCGAGGTGGTATGAGGAAGACACCGAAGACCTGAAAAAAGCTCGTATGATTTAA
- a CDS encoding MFS transporter, with protein sequence MKQTSKDWKVPAILLGSLGIASIGDFIYLVAINIIVYQMTGSAAAVAGLWVISPLTNIVTKFWTGSFIDYRSKKKIVMVTYILRAVFIALIPFASSLFAVYTILVFLSIAKAFFGPASMTYVTMLVPPAKRKRFNSLRSFTSSGAFIIGPAIGGSLIFLANLTVTLWLNAAFFLIAAFLLSLLPETEKIVQEEIPALTFSQVVKDFNVVLDLMADKKYVSAIYLGFLAVMLFSFAMDVQEVVFT encoded by the coding sequence TTGAAACAAACATCGAAAGATTGGAAAGTGCCAGCGATTTTGCTGGGGTCTTTAGGAATCGCGAGTATTGGAGACTTTATCTATCTCGTAGCAATCAACATCATCGTCTACCAAATGACAGGATCCGCCGCTGCAGTTGCAGGGTTATGGGTGATTAGTCCATTGACCAATATCGTCACAAAATTTTGGACAGGAAGTTTTATCGATTACAGAAGTAAGAAGAAAATCGTAATGGTGACATATATTTTACGAGCAGTATTTATTGCGTTGATTCCTTTTGCTTCTAGTCTTTTTGCGGTTTATACAATTCTTGTCTTTCTTAGTATTGCTAAAGCGTTTTTTGGACCAGCCTCAATGACTTATGTCACGATGCTAGTCCCACCAGCAAAGCGGAAGCGATTTAATTCGCTACGTTCATTTACATCATCTGGCGCGTTTATTATCGGACCCGCAATTGGCGGATCGCTTATTTTTCTGGCAAATTTAACAGTCACGTTGTGGTTGAATGCGGCGTTTTTCTTGATTGCAGCATTCTTGTTGTCTTTATTGCCAGAAACTGAAAAAATTGTACAGGAAGAAATCCCTGCACTAACTTTTTCGCAAGTGGTCAAAGATTTTAACGTTGTGTTGGATTTGATGGCAGACAAAAAGTACGTGTCTGCCATCTATCTTGGCTTTTTGGCAGTCATGCTATTTTCATTTGCGATGGATGTTCAGGAAGTGGTTTTTACTTAA
- a CDS encoding NUDIX hydrolase, with translation MRDSARVILIKNSEVAFIERVKNGDTYFVFPGGGIKKGETPKEAAKREALEETGLEVEILECLKKVEWNGTHYFFRATITGGNFGSGLGAEFVEEKRARGTYRPVWLNINILDSLDIRPRSIMGNIKNL, from the coding sequence ATGCGAGATTCTGCGAGAGTGATCCTCATAAAAAATAGCGAGGTTGCTTTTATTGAACGAGTAAAAAATGGGGATACTTATTTTGTTTTTCCAGGCGGAGGAATTAAAAAAGGTGAAACACCAAAAGAAGCCGCGAAAAGAGAAGCTTTGGAAGAAACCGGACTTGAAGTTGAAATTTTGGAATGTCTCAAAAAAGTCGAGTGGAATGGCACTCATTACTTTTTTAGAGCAACTATCACAGGGGGCAATTTTGGTTCCGGATTGGGTGCAGAGTTTGTAGAGGAGAAAAGAGCGCGAGGTACATATCGTCCAGTCTGGCTGAATATCAATATTCTTGATTCCTTAGATATTAGACCCAGAAGCATTATGGGAAATATAAAAAATTTGTAA
- a CDS encoding GNAT family N-acetyltransferase → MADKSNYIVVSETDEGHITGFGTASKRDTNTVANSGDLTSIYLLDEYHSQGIGKLLMKALFLQFKKLSYEKVFVEVLEDNKTRFFYEYYGAQLIDTVQLQFGEIVVNELIYEWTNIDEVLEML, encoded by the coding sequence ATTGCCGACAAGAGCAATTACATCGTTGTTTCAGAAACTGACGAAGGCCACATCACCGGATTTGGTACGGCTTCGAAAAGAGATACGAATACGGTAGCTAACTCTGGGGATTTAACTTCTATCTATTTGCTCGATGAATATCACAGTCAAGGAATTGGAAAATTGCTGATGAAAGCATTATTTCTTCAATTTAAAAAACTAAGTTATGAAAAAGTCTTTGTCGAAGTTCTTGAAGATAATAAAACACGATTTTTCTACGAGTATTACGGAGCACAGTTGATTGATACCGTGCAACTCCAATTTGGCGAAATAGTAGTTAATGAACTGATTTATGAATGGACAAATATTGATGAAGTTCTAGAAATGCTATAG
- a CDS encoding NUDIX hydrolase — translation MTKARKSWIGAAGVVVLDNKILMVKEKATKRWSVPSGEIENGETVEQACVREIHEETGLSVSVGKAIHTKNMVIGNFNVTTYYFYCTISTGEIMYTDPDDEIEEIAWQNYDDLLTIEHDYPEDLELLLTFITPPNYIPEVNKHVL, via the coding sequence ATGACTAAAGCTAGAAAATCTTGGATTGGAGCGGCCGGAGTTGTCGTGTTGGACAACAAAATCTTGATGGTTAAAGAAAAAGCGACTAAAAGATGGAGTGTGCCATCAGGAGAAATTGAAAACGGAGAAACTGTGGAACAAGCGTGTGTAAGAGAAATACACGAAGAGACAGGGCTTAGCGTGTCAGTGGGAAAAGCCATTCATACCAAAAATATGGTTATCGGAAATTTCAATGTAACAACATATTATTTTTATTGCACAATAAGTACTGGAGAAATCATGTATACAGACCCAGATGACGAAATTGAAGAAATCGCTTGGCAAAACTATGACGATCTTTTAACAATTGAACATGATTATCCAGAAGACTTGGAATTGCTACTGACTTTCATTACCCCACCAAATTATATACCAGAGGTGAACAAGCATGTCTTATGA
- a CDS encoding GNAT family N-acetyltransferase, with amino-acid sequence MKIETKRLTLMPCDSGSIEMMKKQGYDNGPQSLNHIKELSKDPTLYGWGSWLVLRNSDGMIIGDAGFKGAPNSKKEVEVGYGFLESCWHMGYATESVESLVKWALDLLVVEKVVAETRLENSGSIRVLQKVGMEQVEKKGDMVYWELTKQKHQFQSKK; translated from the coding sequence ATGAAAATAGAAACTAAGCGCTTGACATTAATGCCATGTGATAGTGGTTCAATTGAGATGATGAAAAAACAAGGTTACGACAATGGACCTCAATCTCTTAATCATATAAAAGAGCTGTCGAAAGACCCAACTTTATATGGATGGGGAAGTTGGTTGGTCCTTCGGAATTCAGATGGCATGATTATTGGAGATGCTGGATTTAAAGGAGCGCCGAATTCTAAAAAGGAAGTGGAAGTCGGTTATGGTTTTCTAGAATCTTGCTGGCATATGGGCTATGCGACCGAATCTGTCGAAAGCCTTGTAAAGTGGGCACTTGATTTATTGGTAGTAGAGAAAGTGGTTGCAGAAACCAGATTAGAAAATAGCGGATCAATCCGGGTTCTGCAAAAAGTGGGGATGGAGCAAGTTGAGAAAAAAGGCGATATGGTTTATTGGGAATTGACGAAGCAAAAGCATCAATTCCAATCAAAGAAGTAA
- a CDS encoding HIT family protein — protein MSYETNCPFCNPTKDHNQNIVVENKTCYFLQHDKQQDVLEGSGVIVPKQHRATTFDLTKDEWDDTYELLQKAKEYLDRIYAPDGYTLGWNVGEASNQSIQHSHLHVIPRYHDEPLAGKGLRHWLKQPENKRVRK, from the coding sequence ATGTCTTATGAAACCAATTGTCCTTTTTGTAATCCAACAAAAGACCACAATCAAAATATCGTAGTTGAAAATAAAACCTGTTATTTTCTCCAACATGACAAGCAACAAGATGTCCTAGAAGGCAGTGGGGTGATCGTGCCGAAGCAGCACCGTGCAACAACGTTCGATTTAACAAAAGACGAGTGGGATGATACATATGAGTTATTGCAAAAAGCGAAAGAATATTTAGATCGAATCTATGCCCCAGATGGCTATACACTTGGGTGGAATGTGGGCGAGGCTTCGAACCAGTCGATTCAGCATAGTCACCTTCATGTCATTCCGCGCTATCATGATGAACCTTTAGCAGGTAAAGGACTACGTCATTGGCTGAAGCAACCAGAGAACAAAAGGGTAAGAAAATAA
- a CDS encoding M1 family metallopeptidase, producing MKKKVVVAIVVVSVLIIGVVAAVVLRDKDKAVVMEKYVETTNAVYDISINMDKENDFQVQTMIDVTNDSTDAWSDIGFYLVPNAMNAEETQAYEDDRAQIEISSITVDGKEVSYTLENNGLLVELETQLDTGSGATVTVDYSMTLPQNGMRLSQVDDNFYLAHWYPMLALYRNGWDINDYDAKGESYNTDYGDFIVSYELPKDYLVASSGNDGPIKAASTGTVKGENIKDFYMAIMDPDEWEFETIQANDTQLNVFTRATQNILEETSSLAVDAYLYFEVEIGDNPFTELDIIANDGYMEYPNVIEVAADGESQEMVLVHEIAHQWFYYLVTNDPYYESWLDEGFTEFSSSLFLSDRYDDEEYGFWGASSAEQYYRPEKYVNLPLSKFSDETYYSTIYGKVPMVLKEYFDENGGRERALLFLSAYYEEFQFKQVNTEEFKMFFEEYFEGDQSKFLDSWLK from the coding sequence ATGAAAAAAAAAGTAGTAGTAGCGATTGTAGTTGTTAGCGTGTTAATTATTGGAGTGGTGGCAGCGGTAGTATTGCGTGACAAAGACAAAGCCGTTGTCATGGAAAAGTATGTTGAAACAACCAATGCAGTTTACGATATATCAATTAATATGGATAAGGAAAATGACTTTCAAGTGCAGACAATGATTGATGTGACAAACGATTCAACCGACGCTTGGTCGGATATTGGATTTTATTTGGTTCCAAATGCGATGAATGCTGAAGAGACACAGGCTTATGAAGATGATAGAGCGCAAATTGAGATTTCTTCCATAACGGTTGATGGAAAAGAAGTATCTTATACATTGGAAAATAATGGTTTATTAGTGGAGTTGGAAACTCAGCTAGACACAGGGTCTGGGGCAACTGTAACAGTCGACTATTCAATGACTTTGCCACAAAACGGCATGCGCTTGTCTCAAGTAGATGATAATTTTTACTTGGCTCATTGGTATCCTATGCTCGCACTATATCGAAACGGCTGGGATATTAACGATTATGATGCAAAAGGAGAGTCTTACAATACAGATTATGGGGACTTTATCGTGAGTTATGAGTTACCTAAAGACTATTTAGTTGCGAGTTCTGGAAATGATGGTCCAATTAAAGCAGCATCAACAGGCACAGTAAAAGGAGAAAACATCAAAGATTTTTACATGGCAATTATGGATCCTGATGAATGGGAGTTTGAAACTATTCAAGCTAATGACACTCAGCTGAACGTGTTTACCCGGGCTACGCAAAATATATTAGAAGAAACTTCTTCACTCGCAGTTGACGCGTATCTCTATTTTGAAGTGGAAATTGGCGATAATCCATTTACAGAGCTTGATATTATTGCAAACGACGGCTATATGGAATATCCGAATGTTATTGAAGTGGCTGCAGATGGAGAATCTCAAGAAATGGTTCTCGTACATGAAATTGCTCATCAATGGTTTTATTATTTAGTAACGAACGATCCGTATTATGAATCCTGGTTAGACGAAGGATTTACAGAATTTAGTAGTTCGTTGTTTTTAAGTGATCGCTACGACGATGAAGAATACGGTTTCTGGGGCGCTTCATCAGCGGAACAATATTACCGACCAGAAAAATATGTGAATTTGCCTCTTTCAAAATTTAGTGATGAGACGTATTATTCGACCATTTACGGCAAAGTTCCAATGGTGTTAAAAGAATATTTTGATGAAAATGGTGGCAGAGAAAGAGCACTTTTGTTCTTGTCGGCTTATTACGAAGAATTTCAGTTTAAGCAAGTAAATACAGAAGAGTTTAAAATGTTTTTCGAGGAGTATTTCGAGGGCGATCAAAGTAAGTTTTTGGATAGTTGGTTAAAATAA